In the genome of Bradyrhizobium arachidis, one region contains:
- a CDS encoding Lrp/AsnC family transcriptional regulator, with protein MTDVALQLADTGRRLDIVDRKILAVLQQDASLSVAEIGDRVGLSSTPCWKRIQRLEADGVIQKRVALVDQNKIGLDLSVFVSVKSADHSNAWLNRFAETISAMPEVVEIYRMAGDVDYMLRVVVADMQSYDVFYKRLIHAVPLKNVTSRSAMEKIKSVTALPIPFLATQ; from the coding sequence ATGACCGACGTTGCGTTGCAGCTGGCCGATACGGGTCGTCGACTCGATATCGTCGACCGCAAGATCCTGGCGGTCCTTCAGCAAGACGCCTCGCTTTCGGTTGCTGAGATCGGTGACCGGGTCGGCCTGTCGTCCACGCCCTGCTGGAAGCGAATTCAACGGCTGGAGGCCGACGGCGTCATCCAGAAGCGCGTTGCGCTGGTCGACCAGAACAAGATCGGCCTCGATCTCTCGGTATTTGTCTCCGTCAAGAGCGCCGATCATTCGAACGCGTGGCTGAATCGCTTCGCAGAGACGATCAGCGCGATGCCGGAGGTAGTGGAAATCTACCGGATGGCTGGCGACGTCGACTACATGCTCCGCGTCGTGGTCGCCGACATGCAAAGCTACGACGTATTTTACAAGAGGCTGATCCACGCCGTGCCACTCAAGAACGTCACGTCGCGCTCCGCCATGGAAAAGATCAAGTCCGTTACCGCATTGCCGATCCCGTTCCTTGCAACGCAATAG